A stretch of Clostridium formicaceticum DNA encodes these proteins:
- the terS gene encoding phage terminase small subunit: MSNDTKWLEIKKEYLRRTVDGEKVVLSELAEKYGVKTTTLRSRKSREKWDDFLENVATHFDETGNDVATYGQEKSNTDKDGPKKKDKKSQNKTNSIKRRIGQLGNKNAVGNCNRPPKGNKRAEKHGFYSKHLPDETMELFDELEEINQLDLLWDSIRLKYAAIVRAQKIMFVKDRDDITEYLKKHKVIKGMSFTEEKEWEFQFAWDKYATFLQAQSRAMGELRSLIKSYNELVDRGMATKEQELRIQKLQVEIDNMKGEEVGKETEDWVKAIEQIAAKRRGKDG; this comes from the coding sequence ATGAGCAATGATACGAAATGGCTAGAGATAAAGAAAGAGTATCTTAGGAGAACTGTTGATGGAGAGAAGGTTGTACTTAGTGAACTGGCCGAGAAATATGGGGTTAAAACAACAACTCTTAGATCCAGGAAGAGCCGAGAAAAGTGGGACGACTTCCTAGAGAACGTTGCAACACATTTTGACGAAACAGGCAACGACGTTGCAACGTATGGCCAAGAAAAAAGCAACACCGATAAAGATGGCCCAAAAAAGAAGGATAAGAAGTCCCAAAACAAGACGAATTCCATCAAGAGGAGAATAGGACAACTTGGAAATAAGAATGCAGTAGGGAACTGTAATAGGCCGCCAAAGGGCAACAAGAGAGCCGAAAAACACGGTTTCTACTCAAAGCACCTCCCGGATGAAACAATGGAACTATTTGACGAGCTGGAAGAGATAAACCAATTAGATCTACTATGGGATAGCATCAGATTAAAGTATGCTGCAATAGTACGAGCTCAAAAGATTATGTTTGTAAAAGATAGGGACGATATAACGGAGTACCTAAAGAAACACAAGGTTATAAAAGGGATGAGTTTTACAGAGGAAAAGGAATGGGAGTTCCAATTCGCCTGGGATAAATATGCAACATTCCTCCAGGCACAATCTAGGGCAATGGGAGAGTTAAGGAGTTTAATCAAATCCTATAACGAGCTTGTAGATAGAGGAATGGCCACAAAAGAGCAGGAGCTAAGAATACAAAAGCTCCAGGTTGAAATCGATAATATGAAGGGTGAAGAAGTCGGCAAAGAAACCGAGGATTGGGTGAAGGC
- a CDS encoding site-specific DNA-methyltransferase, with the protein MGRWPLKIGGDYKMDINMQQIDIEKLNPAKYNPRVDLKPGDPEYEKLKRSIKEFGYVEPIVWNSRTGNVVGGHQRLKILQEEGYKKVNVSVVDLSDSKEKALNIALNKISGDWNEEKLSQIFKNLQEDINIDVELTGFEIEEINDIVANFDTTETQEDDFELEEELEKEEVSITQPGDLWVLGRHRLLCGDSTKKENVVKLMDEKQADLLLTDPPYNVNYESDSGMKIENDNLGNDDFYNLLLGSFTNMHSIAKEGAPIYVFHADTEGYNFRKAFTGAGFKLSQGLIWVKHSLTIGRQDYQWRHESILYGWKEGAGHKWYGKRDKNTVLESDIDLESLNKTELIELLERLLDETPETTIRFDRPTKNDLHPTMKPIGLIGYLLKNSSVEGNLVVDLFGGSGSTLIASEQMNRICYTMDMDPRYCDAIVKRYIQATGDDRVQVIRKGQAIPYEEIA; encoded by the coding sequence ATGGGGAGATGGCCATTAAAGATAGGCGGTGATTATAAGATGGATATCAATATGCAACAAATTGATATAGAGAAATTAAATCCAGCAAAATATAATCCTAGAGTAGACCTTAAGCCAGGAGATCCGGAATATGAAAAACTTAAGAGGTCCATAAAAGAGTTTGGTTATGTAGAACCTATAGTTTGGAACTCCAGGACAGGAAATGTTGTAGGAGGACATCAGAGATTAAAGATTCTCCAGGAGGAAGGATACAAGAAGGTCAATGTGAGTGTGGTTGACTTATCGGATAGCAAGGAGAAAGCATTAAATATTGCACTTAATAAAATAAGTGGGGACTGGAATGAGGAAAAGTTAAGCCAGATATTCAAAAACCTACAAGAGGATATAAACATCGATGTGGAGCTGACAGGTTTCGAAATAGAGGAGATAAATGATATAGTGGCAAACTTTGATACAACAGAAACCCAAGAAGATGATTTTGAGCTGGAGGAGGAACTTGAAAAGGAAGAGGTATCGATTACCCAGCCGGGGGACCTGTGGGTTCTGGGCAGGCACAGACTGTTGTGTGGAGATAGCACAAAGAAAGAGAATGTAGTCAAACTCATGGATGAGAAACAGGCAGACTTACTGCTAACCGATCCACCGTATAATGTGAACTATGAAAGCGATAGTGGAATGAAGATAGAGAATGATAACCTAGGTAATGATGATTTTTATAACTTACTCTTAGGATCCTTCACCAATATGCACAGCATTGCAAAAGAAGGAGCTCCTATCTATGTATTCCATGCAGATACAGAAGGATATAATTTCAGAAAAGCATTTACCGGTGCAGGTTTTAAATTATCCCAGGGGTTGATATGGGTAAAACACTCTCTTACTATAGGGAGGCAAGATTACCAATGGAGGCACGAGTCTATTCTATATGGCTGGAAAGAAGGGGCTGGCCATAAATGGTATGGAAAGAGGGATAAAAATACAGTCCTGGAGAGCGACATCGATCTAGAGAGTCTAAATAAGACAGAATTAATAGAACTACTAGAGAGATTGTTAGATGAGACACCGGAGACAACTATAAGATTTGACAGACCGACAAAAAATGATTTGCATCCTACGATGAAACCCATAGGGTTAATAGGATACCTTTTAAAAAATTCTAGTGTTGAAGGAAACTTGGTTGTGGATTTATTCGGAGGAAGTGGCAGCACTTTAATTGCAAGCGAGCAAATGAATAGAATCTGTTATACCATGGACATGGATCCGAGGTATTGCGATGCCATAGTAAAAAGATATATCCAGGCAACAGGGGACGACAGAGTACAGGTTATAAGAAAAGGCCAGGCGATACCTTATGAAGAGATAGCATAG
- a CDS encoding putative HNHc nuclease, whose amino-acid sequence MKKKYSKIDFTPREQLLKRGWGKVQYFSRITKLRETEKGTDLIVTIPGEKLGRQIYKYKIDGQDGIDAEIRINDGRTITVDQRKKIYATVRDISVFIGDDPEYLKEYLKYDYCATTGEEHFSLSNCSVTTARNFISHIIDFILKWDIPLTDKALNRTDDIDRYLYGCIKYRKCCITGKPNADIHHCEGSRVGMGRNRKKISHEGLELMALSRDLHTKVHQEGEEKIFNLYKIYGIVIDNETLVDLGLTHKDIT is encoded by the coding sequence TTGAAGAAAAAATATAGCAAGATAGACTTTACACCTAGAGAACAACTGTTAAAAAGGGGGTGGGGCAAAGTGCAATACTTCTCCAGGATCACAAAATTAAGAGAGACAGAAAAAGGCACAGACCTTATAGTAACCATTCCAGGTGAAAAACTAGGACGACAGATATATAAATACAAAATAGATGGCCAAGACGGTATCGATGCTGAAATAAGGATAAACGATGGCAGAACCATAACAGTGGATCAGAGAAAAAAGATATATGCCACAGTTAGAGATATATCAGTTTTCATTGGAGATGATCCAGAGTATCTAAAAGAATACTTAAAATACGATTACTGTGCAACGACTGGAGAGGAGCATTTTTCCCTCTCCAATTGTAGTGTAACCACTGCAAGAAATTTTATAAGTCATATAATAGATTTTATTCTAAAATGGGACATACCATTGACAGATAAAGCTTTAAATAGAACAGATGATATCGATAGGTACCTTTATGGATGCATTAAATATAGAAAGTGCTGCATAACAGGAAAGCCAAATGCAGATATACACCATTGCGAAGGCAGCAGAGTAGGAATGGGTAGAAACCGAAAGAAAATAAGCCATGAGGGGCTGGAGCTTATGGCCCTTTCGAGGGATTTGCACACCAAAGTACACCAGGAAGGGGAAGAGAAGATTTTTAATTTATACAAGATATATGGAATTGTCATAGATAATGAAACTCTGGTGGATTTGGGATTGACACATAAAGATATAACTTAG
- the dcm gene encoding DNA (cytosine-5-)-methyltransferase — MNILSLFDGISCGRVALERAGIKIDNYYASEIDKNAIKIAQKNYPDTMQLGDVVNVRGGNLPKIDILIGGSPCQGFSFAGKQLNFIDPRSRLFFEFVRLLDEVKPKYFLLENVRMKKEYQDIISKYLGVKPIEINSALVSAQNRKRLYWTNIPGIEQPEDKGILLRDIILENECIECKYALSDKATDYMLKGNGKWGQAGDCRLENYLQYEDKKSFTLTANMHKGVPYNCFYQRLEKYMVPFDKTLQILDKEVQKGKVGYFRKDSQANRVYYIHNKAVTLCGEAGGGAAKMGQYLFGCITPDRINKRQNGQRFNDGRKFYTLTAQDKHGILIEGYIRKLTPVECERLQTLPDNYTRGISDTQRYKMLGNGWTVDVISHILKNNQEVNKAETA, encoded by the coding sequence ATGAATATACTAAGTTTGTTCGATGGAATAAGTTGTGGAAGAGTGGCATTAGAAAGAGCAGGAATTAAAATAGATAATTACTACGCTAGTGAAATAGATAAAAATGCAATTAAGATAGCACAAAAGAATTATCCAGACACTATGCAATTAGGTGATGTAGTTAATGTGAGGGGGGGGAACCTTCCTAAGATAGATATATTGATTGGTGGAAGTCCATGCCAAGGGTTCAGTTTTGCAGGAAAACAGTTGAACTTCATAGACCCAAGAAGTAGATTGTTCTTTGAATTTGTGAGATTGTTGGATGAGGTTAAACCAAAATATTTTTTACTAGAAAATGTCAGAATGAAAAAAGAGTATCAAGATATTATCAGCAAATACCTAGGAGTTAAACCGATAGAAATAAACTCTGCGTTAGTATCTGCACAGAACAGAAAAAGACTTTATTGGACTAATATACCAGGCATAGAGCAACCAGAAGATAAAGGGATATTGCTAAGAGATATAATTTTAGAAAATGAATGCATTGAGTGTAAATATGCTCTATCTGATAAAGCTACAGACTACATGCTTAAAGGTAATGGAAAATGGGGTCAAGCCGGTGATTGTAGATTAGAAAATTATTTGCAATATGAAGATAAAAAATCATTTACATTAACAGCCAATATGCATAAAGGAGTACCTTATAACTGTTTTTATCAAAGGTTAGAAAAATATATGGTTCCGTTTGATAAGACTCTGCAGATATTAGATAAAGAGGTACAGAAAGGAAAGGTTGGTTATTTCAGAAAGGATAGTCAAGCAAATAGAGTTTACTATATACACAATAAAGCAGTAACTCTATGTGGAGAGGCAGGTGGTGGAGCTGCTAAAATGGGACAGTACTTATTTGGCTGTATTACTCCAGACAGAATCAATAAAAGACAAAATGGACAAAGGTTCAACGATGGAAGGAAGTTCTATACATTAACAGCACAAGATAAGCACGGTATTTTAATAGAGGGTTATATAAGAAAATTGACACCTGTAGAATGCGAAAGACTTCAAACCCTACCAGATAACTATACCCGAGGGATTAGTGATACCCAAAGATACAAAATGCTTGGCAACGGTTGGACTGTAGATGTTATATCTCATATTTTAAAGAATAACCAGGAAGTCAACAAAGCAGAAACTGCCTAA
- a CDS encoding HNH endonuclease signature motif containing protein produces the protein MHIGICQHCGKEKEYKYKSWVKKYCSHKCANNASKDIRKKDRVKLACKYCNKEFYLLESVIKSREKQAGPIKYCSQKCMGLDKRDREKVKCKNCGEEFETTRNEFCSVECVNEFRKTSGMMKRDGYWLENGYKVIYLDGNKSIKEHIKVMQDHIGRELNKDEVVHHINGNKLDNRIENLRLMKRGEHSRLHRKKELSEGKQLFK, from the coding sequence ATGCACATTGGAATATGTCAGCACTGTGGCAAAGAAAAAGAATATAAGTATAAGAGTTGGGTCAAAAAATACTGCAGCCATAAATGTGCAAACAATGCCAGTAAGGATATCAGAAAAAAAGACAGAGTAAAACTAGCATGCAAATATTGCAATAAAGAATTCTATCTACTAGAGAGTGTTATAAAAAGCAGGGAAAAACAAGCAGGACCAATCAAATACTGCTCTCAAAAATGTATGGGTCTAGACAAGAGGGACAGAGAAAAAGTAAAGTGTAAAAATTGTGGCGAAGAATTTGAAACAACTAGAAATGAATTTTGCAGTGTTGAGTGTGTTAATGAATTTAGAAAAACATCTGGAATGATGAAAAGAGATGGTTACTGGCTAGAGAATGGTTATAAAGTCATATATCTAGATGGAAATAAGTCCATAAAAGAACACATAAAAGTCATGCAAGATCATATCGGAAGAGAGTTAAACAAGGATGAGGTTGTTCATCACATAAACGGAAACAAGCTAGATAACAGAATTGAAAATTTAAGACTAATGAAAAGAGGAGAACACTCAAGACTCCACAGAAAAAAGGAACTGTCAGAGGGAAAACAGTTGTTTAAATAG
- a CDS encoding DUF1064 domain-containing protein has product MRWTEEQYQEFIGKKKGLPVEPQSQRKSKYNNQKTVVDGIKFDSKKEVEYYCQLKLLKQAGEIKDFGLQQKFELQEGFEKNNQKYRPITYYADFVVDHLDGTTEVIDIKSSKYFKTQVYRIKKKMFEYNYPDLTIKEIY; this is encoded by the coding sequence ATGAGGTGGACGGAAGAGCAGTACCAGGAGTTCATAGGAAAGAAAAAGGGACTACCAGTAGAGCCACAAAGTCAAAGAAAAAGTAAGTACAATAACCAGAAGACAGTAGTAGACGGTATCAAATTTGACAGTAAAAAAGAGGTAGAATATTATTGCCAACTTAAGCTACTAAAGCAAGCTGGAGAGATAAAGGACTTTGGCCTACAACAAAAATTTGAATTGCAAGAAGGTTTCGAAAAAAACAACCAAAAGTATAGACCTATTACATACTATGCAGACTTCGTTGTAGATCATTTAGACGGAACCACAGAAGTGATAGACATTAAGTCATCTAAATATTTCAAGACTCAAGTCTATAGGATTAAAAAGAAAATGTTTGAGTACAACTACCCAGATTTAACGATAAAAGAAATTTATTAA
- a CDS encoding ATP-binding protein, producing the protein MEAISNIIGLYNQNQHHKINQVECEDSESQEKQSNQDTIFTSKEIQERGYKYSKDPEPPKRCKYCGKDLYQKGVVMPMMDRVVAWISHERCTCKKATDYWERYDNKQQEIAERERLEEESRKKRERIEKLLGNSGIKKRFKNRTFENFEIDQGNKDAYKNSKLYAENFQRFKETGEGIYFSGGFGTGKTHLAVSIALDLINKGTPVICMTAIDLLAQIRKTYDKDRNVSEYQILQVYKEVDLLVIDDLGKEYCSDWAATMLYDIINDRYESCLPTIVTTNYDDENLVDRLARKSNYETAGAIVSRLHEMTMGITMNGEDRRKRI; encoded by the coding sequence GTGGAGGCGATAAGCAACATAATAGGCCTGTACAACCAGAACCAACACCACAAAATAAATCAAGTGGAATGCGAGGATTCAGAATCCCAGGAGAAACAGAGTAACCAGGACACTATATTTACATCAAAAGAAATCCAGGAAAGAGGCTACAAATATTCAAAGGATCCAGAACCACCAAAGCGATGTAAATATTGCGGAAAAGACCTATATCAGAAAGGTGTAGTAATGCCGATGATGGACAGGGTGGTAGCTTGGATAAGTCATGAGAGGTGCACATGCAAGAAAGCCACGGACTACTGGGAAAGGTACGACAATAAACAACAGGAAATAGCCGAAAGAGAACGACTAGAAGAAGAAAGTAGAAAAAAGAGAGAAAGAATAGAAAAATTACTAGGAAACAGCGGAATCAAGAAGAGATTTAAAAACAGAACATTTGAAAATTTTGAGATAGATCAAGGTAATAAAGATGCATATAAAAACTCAAAACTTTATGCAGAAAACTTCCAGAGATTTAAAGAAACAGGCGAAGGAATATATTTCTCTGGAGGATTTGGAACAGGGAAAACCCACCTTGCAGTATCGATAGCACTGGACCTAATAAATAAAGGAACTCCAGTAATATGCATGACAGCAATAGACTTGCTGGCACAAATAAGAAAAACGTACGACAAGGATAGGAACGTCAGCGAATATCAAATACTGCAGGTTTATAAGGAAGTAGATCTCTTGGTAATAGATGATCTAGGGAAAGAATACTGTAGCGATTGGGCAGCTACGATGCTATACGACATCATAAATGACAGGTATGAAAGCTGTCTACCGACCATAGTAACCACAAACTATGATGATGAAAACCTAGTGGACAGGTTGGCCAGGAAAAGCAACTATGAAACTGCAGGAGCTATAGTAAGCAGATTACACGAAATGACCATGGGAATAACCATGAACGGAGAAGACAGAAGAAAAAGAATATAA
- a CDS encoding DnaD domain-containing protein has translation MEIEIGQFYIWKETNHLKAKEILLWHTLMHLACTAGWVKWISTPISTLESKTGLKRDAIYAARDNLEKLGRIEVVPGKGSKAAQYRIIPFVEGYYPEEVEEHLIDDDPDIDIENSNEQPPKNPHAKPRKEELPKMNIYRKIQTLIPMPSPMDIESIKTYLDDGMEDQLLMEAIDISEKELQNKKPSDKWRYAKGIMRNWFNDGIKTLTQYQENEKRREEMMKSGGDKQHNRPVQPEPTPQNKSSGMRGFRIPGETE, from the coding sequence ATGGAGATCGAAATAGGACAATTTTATATCTGGAAGGAGACTAATCATCTTAAGGCAAAAGAGATATTGTTGTGGCACACACTGATGCATCTAGCATGCACAGCTGGGTGGGTAAAGTGGATATCAACACCAATCTCAACACTGGAATCGAAAACAGGACTTAAAAGAGATGCAATATATGCTGCGAGAGACAACCTTGAAAAACTAGGAAGAATAGAGGTGGTCCCTGGAAAAGGCAGTAAAGCAGCACAATACAGGATAATACCTTTCGTAGAGGGCTATTACCCAGAGGAAGTAGAAGAGCACCTAATAGATGATGATCCGGATATCGATATAGAAAATTCAAATGAACAACCCCCAAAAAACCCCCATGCAAAACCCCGAAAAGAAGAATTGCCTAAGATGAACATATACAGAAAGATACAAACCTTAATCCCGATGCCAAGCCCAATGGACATAGAAAGTATAAAAACTTACCTTGATGACGGAATGGAAGATCAACTACTTATGGAGGCTATAGACATATCTGAAAAGGAGCTGCAGAACAAAAAACCATCTGATAAATGGAGATATGCGAAAGGAATCATGCGGAACTGGTTCAACGATGGAATAAAAACATTAACACAATACCAAGAAAACGAAAAAAGGCGAGAGGAGATGATGAAGAGTGGAGGCGATAAGCAACATAATAGGCCTGTACAACCAGAACCAACACCACAAAATAAATCAAGTGGAATGCGAGGATTCAGAATCCCAGGAGAAACAGAGTAA
- a CDS encoding MBL fold metallo-hydrolase, with translation MIASSSSGNCYLLENKEETLILECGLTFKKIQEGLGYDTRKVVGCLVTHEHKDHSKSIEQLNKNGIDVYTSKGTMRALGLNENYRLKAIKAHEKIKIGGFTILPFDTQHDAEEPLGFLIQHQDMGKLLFITDSYYCKYKFKGLDHIMAECNYKKEILQENIEKGLVPECLKNRITKSHFELENVKEFLKSSDLSNTKNIVIIHLSSQNSDENLFREEIERSTGRPVCIGRKGLEIDISKKVF, from the coding sequence GTGATAGCAAGTAGCAGCTCTGGAAACTGCTACTTGCTTGAAAATAAAGAGGAGACATTAATCTTGGAGTGTGGATTGACATTCAAGAAAATCCAGGAGGGCCTTGGTTATGACACCAGAAAAGTCGTGGGCTGCCTAGTAACTCACGAACATAAGGATCATAGCAAAAGCATAGAACAACTGAACAAAAATGGGATAGATGTATACACCAGCAAAGGGACAATGCGAGCACTAGGATTAAATGAAAATTACAGGTTAAAAGCAATAAAAGCACATGAAAAAATAAAAATCGGAGGGTTTACGATCCTTCCGTTCGATACACAGCACGATGCAGAGGAGCCACTAGGGTTCTTGATCCAGCACCAAGACATGGGAAAGTTATTATTCATAACAGACTCATATTACTGTAAATACAAATTCAAGGGACTAGACCACATTATGGCCGAATGCAATTATAAAAAAGAAATTCTGCAAGAAAACATTGAAAAAGGCCTGGTTCCGGAATGTCTCAAAAACAGAATAACAAAATCTCACTTCGAGCTAGAGAACGTAAAAGAATTTTTAAAAAGCAGCGACTTGAGCAACACCAAAAACATTGTAATTATACACCTAAGCAGCCAAAACAGCGACGAGAATTTATTCAGAGAAGAAATAGAGAGATCTACAGGGAGGCCGGTGTGTATAGGCAGAAAAGGACTAGAAATAGACATCAGCAAGAAAGTGTTCTAA
- the bet gene encoding phage recombination protein Bet: MSSEILNKPVVYEVNGQEVKLTGGMVKNYLTRGNDTVSEQEIVMFINLCKYQKLNPFLNEAYLVKFKGAPAQLITSKEAYMKRAFDHPKFDGIRAGIIVQRGEETLELEGSFSLPGDQLLGGWAEVYVKDKKYPYITKINIDEFNKGQATWKAMPKTMIRKTALVQALREAFPDNLGAMYTDDEQGIVKETNSVEVEVAEEIQQNANSQVIDIEEDEITEENNQKQPRKDESQRTAAGSQNRNQGQHNAGKQQSVKDLYEDPGF, encoded by the coding sequence ATGTCAAGCGAGATTTTAAACAAACCGGTAGTTTACGAGGTTAATGGTCAAGAGGTAAAGTTGACAGGTGGGATGGTGAAAAATTATCTCACCAGAGGTAACGACACGGTATCGGAGCAGGAAATAGTAATGTTCATCAACCTGTGCAAGTATCAAAAACTAAACCCCTTCCTAAACGAGGCATACCTAGTAAAGTTTAAGGGAGCACCAGCACAGCTAATCACGAGTAAAGAGGCATACATGAAGAGGGCATTCGATCACCCAAAATTTGATGGAATAAGAGCCGGAATCATAGTCCAAAGAGGAGAAGAAACGCTAGAACTAGAGGGGAGTTTTAGCCTACCAGGAGACCAACTCCTAGGAGGGTGGGCAGAGGTATATGTGAAGGATAAAAAATACCCATACATCACGAAGATAAACATAGATGAATTCAATAAAGGGCAAGCAACTTGGAAGGCCATGCCTAAGACCATGATAAGAAAAACAGCACTGGTGCAAGCACTAAGGGAGGCATTCCCAGATAACCTAGGAGCTATGTACACTGACGATGAGCAAGGAATCGTAAAGGAGACCAACTCTGTAGAGGTAGAAGTGGCCGAAGAGATACAACAAAATGCCAATAGCCAGGTAATCGACATAGAGGAAGATGAGATAACAGAAGAAAACAACCAAAAACAACCTAGAAAAGATGAAAGCCAAAGAACAGCAGCTGGATCCCAAAATAGAAACCAAGGACAACACAATGCCGGAAAACAGCAAAGTGTAAAAGACTTATACGAGGATCCAGGATTTTAA
- a CDS encoding AAA family ATPase, which produces MKFILEKLKIRNFKGIREQDIDFHPIATTICGENGTGKTTVVDAFTWLLLEKDSKGRAQFEIKTLEDGEQIHGLDHTVEGHFKIDGRPLKLKKTYKEVWTKKRGEDQTTFTGHEIERVINDIPVKKSEYEKKIGQLVDEKIFQLLTDPHYFSQQLSWKERRGTLFSLTGGDITNENVFLANPSLRAIEEDLEDKTIEELKKSLSYQRRELNKQRENIPVKIETLNGTIKEIDKTAIEFRCNFIRSGIKATEEQMLDATKLGEEQLKKQDELFKMKTRRKEIEHELQSGMKDPDQETKSEIRELQIKLRELQPEIKSEIRTIESLEKNIDKYRKTLEKLRNDYKEEAARELNIDDRIKACPTCKRSFPEEEVESKIAEMEENFKAHQVDRLKKLREEGQSISKEVEEYQKELEQAKSRLDKLQGQAETVNTTIRERESMLGTKEKTDINSLLAGNQEYQKLTEKINKLENEIKNRDHDATLKDLKRKKEEMESELKGKERELHQEEINQETKEKIKALMEEEKELSQQINEIEQKENIADQFINTKAEIIEQSINEKFEKVSFRLFKKQINGALDETCDVLVDGVPFDNANTAGQVNAGLDVINSLCRHYDTYTPIFIDNRESVNDLIDTDSQLINLKVTKHKSLRIEAES; this is translated from the coding sequence ATGAAATTTATCTTAGAAAAATTGAAAATTAGGAATTTTAAGGGGATCAGAGAGCAGGACATCGACTTCCATCCGATAGCAACCACCATATGTGGTGAAAATGGAACCGGTAAAACAACGGTGGTAGATGCATTCACCTGGCTACTATTAGAAAAGGACAGCAAGGGCAGGGCACAATTTGAAATAAAAACCCTAGAAGATGGTGAACAGATCCACGGACTGGATCACACTGTAGAAGGTCACTTCAAAATAGACGGAAGGCCACTAAAGCTCAAAAAGACCTACAAGGAAGTATGGACCAAGAAAAGAGGAGAGGATCAAACAACATTCACCGGACATGAAATAGAAAGAGTAATTAACGACATACCGGTCAAGAAATCGGAGTACGAGAAGAAAATCGGACAGCTGGTGGACGAGAAAATATTCCAACTACTAACAGACCCGCACTATTTTTCACAGCAACTAAGCTGGAAAGAGCGAAGAGGTACACTATTTTCTCTAACAGGAGGAGACATAACCAACGAGAATGTATTCTTAGCAAACCCAAGCCTAAGGGCGATAGAAGAGGACCTAGAAGATAAAACAATAGAGGAGCTAAAAAAATCTCTAAGCTACCAGAGGAGAGAACTCAACAAGCAACGAGAAAATATACCTGTAAAAATAGAAACACTGAACGGAACCATCAAAGAAATAGATAAAACTGCCATAGAATTTAGATGCAACTTTATCAGAAGTGGAATCAAGGCTACAGAAGAACAAATGCTAGATGCAACTAAACTGGGGGAAGAGCAACTAAAAAAGCAGGACGAGCTCTTCAAAATGAAAACTAGGAGAAAAGAAATAGAGCATGAACTGCAGAGTGGGATGAAGGACCCAGACCAAGAAACCAAGAGCGAAATAAGAGAACTGCAGATAAAACTAAGAGAACTGCAGCCGGAAATTAAGAGCGAGATCAGAACCATAGAGTCCCTTGAAAAGAACATTGATAAATACAGAAAAACTCTAGAAAAGCTAAGGAACGACTACAAGGAAGAGGCGGCTAGAGAGTTAAACATAGACGATAGAATAAAAGCCTGCCCGACTTGCAAAAGATCATTCCCAGAGGAAGAAGTTGAAAGCAAGATAGCTGAAATGGAAGAAAACTTCAAAGCTCACCAGGTAGATAGACTCAAGAAATTAAGAGAGGAAGGACAGTCCATATCCAAGGAAGTAGAGGAATACCAAAAAGAATTGGAACAGGCCAAAAGCAGGCTGGATAAACTTCAAGGACAAGCAGAAACAGTAAATACCACTATAAGAGAAAGAGAAAGCATGCTAGGCACCAAAGAAAAAACCGACATCAACAGTCTGCTAGCAGGAAACCAAGAGTACCAGAAGCTAACCGAGAAAATAAACAAGCTTGAAAACGAAATCAAGAACAGAGACCATGATGCTACACTAAAAGATCTCAAGAGAAAGAAAGAAGAGATGGAGTCAGAACTCAAGGGAAAAGAAAGAGAACTACACCAGGAAGAGATTAACCAGGAAACCAAGGAAAAAATAAAAGCCTTAATGGAAGAGGAAAAGGAGCTATCACAACAGATAAATGAAATCGAACAGAAGGAGAACATAGCGGACCAATTCATCAACACCAAAGCAGAGATCATAGAGCAAAGCATCAACGAGAAATTTGAAAAGGTATCCTTCCGACTCTTCAAAAAGCAGATAAACGGAGCACTAGATGAAACGTGCGATGTGCTGGTAGACGGAGTGCCATTCGACAATGCCAACACAGCAGGACAGGTCAATGCAGGACTGGATGTAATCAACAGCCTGTGCAGACACTACGACACCTACACACCGATATTCATAGATAATCGAGAAAGTGTCAACGACCTAATAGATACCGACTCACAGCTAATAAACCTCAAAGTAACCAAGCACAAGAGCCTAAGGATAGAGGCCGAAAGTTAA